Proteins encoded within one genomic window of Triticum aestivum cultivar Chinese Spring chromosome 2D, IWGSC CS RefSeq v2.1, whole genome shotgun sequence:
- the LOC123054392 gene encoding uncharacterized protein: MMAWWRKKVVFPARRALAAVSTRVRSRKTGGGGSILKLHEDVQTCGYKDVQVMFEMLTSELEDPKRRKQQTAASWRPPSAWPARSSSSIAAAAQ, encoded by the exons ATGATGGCCTGGTGGCGCAAGAAGGTCGTCTTCCCCGCGCGCCGCGCGCTCGCCGCCGTCTCCACCCGCGTCCGCTCCCGCAAGACAG GCGGTGGAGGCAGCATACTGAAGCTTCACGAGGACGTGCAGACCTGCGGATACAAGGACGTGCAGGTGATGTTCGAGATGCTGACGTCGGAGCTCGAGGACCCCAAGAGGCGCAAGCAACAGACGGCGGCCTCCTGGAGGCCGCCCTCGGCGTGGCCCGCCCGGTCGTCGTCGTCGATCGCGGCCGCGGCGCAGTAG